A region from the uncultured Draconibacterium sp. genome encodes:
- a CDS encoding GNAT family N-acetyltransferase encodes MLLSTPRLNLRPIRLSDKESLFAYRSDAEANKYQGAVPKSINDAGQFIKNTARTPNIAGTWFQLAIIEKESQEMIGDLGINFHKENYFRVSLGYTVAKQKQGKGFATEALRHVIDHVFREMGKNEILVHIDPENRASIRVAEKLGFTDTQNEIVTEMHGQSFTDRIYCLTKSDWLSV; translated from the coding sequence ATGCTGTTATCTACTCCAAGATTGAATTTACGCCCCATTAGGTTAAGCGACAAGGAAAGCCTTTTTGCTTACCGCTCGGATGCGGAAGCCAACAAGTACCAGGGGGCTGTTCCGAAGTCAATAAACGATGCCGGGCAGTTTATTAAAAACACAGCAAGGACGCCCAACATTGCAGGTACTTGGTTTCAACTGGCAATTATCGAGAAAGAAAGTCAAGAGATGATTGGAGATCTTGGAATTAATTTTCATAAAGAAAATTATTTTAGGGTTTCTCTTGGTTACACAGTGGCCAAACAAAAACAGGGAAAAGGCTTTGCAACCGAGGCCTTGCGCCACGTTATTGATCATGTATTCAGGGAAATGGGAAAAAATGAGATTCTGGTTCACATCGATCCTGAAAACCGAGCATCGATTAGGGTGGCAGAGAAACTAGGTTTTACTGATACGCAGAACGAAATTGTTACGGAAATGCACGGGCAAAGTTTTACTGACAGAATTTATTGCCTGACCAAAAGCGATTGGTTAAGCGTTTAA
- a CDS encoding DUF819 family protein gives METPFLALIILFVITPVVVIYLEGKFSILKKIGAVLICYGVGLVIGNMGVLPQGAETYQNLLTEITIPLSLPLILFSVDVRSWFKMARSAFLALVTGLISVLAVVIIGFFVFRNDIENTWQVAGMLVGVYTGGTPNMAAMKTALNVSQELYIMTHTYDLTLGAIYLVFILSVGQKVFLWFLPPFKPAKKENERLQQVNLEEEYESYEGMFRKSTFLPLMGALGLSVAILGLSYAISLLVPKDYSTAVIILLITSFGIAFSFVPKIKAIKKTFQLGMYLILIFCLTVASMADISKLSNISFSLFYYVALAVYGSHIIHIILARIFKVDADTVIISTSALICSPPFVPVVAGALKNRQVILTGLVVGIAGYAVGNYLGVLIAYLLK, from the coding sequence ATGGAGACACCGTTTCTGGCGTTAATTATTCTATTTGTTATTACTCCGGTTGTAGTTATTTATCTTGAGGGAAAGTTCTCGATTTTAAAAAAAATTGGAGCTGTGCTTATCTGCTATGGTGTTGGCTTAGTAATCGGGAATATGGGCGTATTGCCACAAGGCGCTGAAACTTACCAGAATTTGCTTACTGAAATTACCATTCCCTTGTCGTTGCCATTAATTCTTTTTTCGGTAGATGTGCGGTCGTGGTTTAAAATGGCACGTTCGGCTTTTCTGGCCTTGGTTACCGGGCTAATTTCGGTATTGGCAGTTGTAATAATTGGCTTTTTTGTTTTTCGAAACGACATTGAAAACACCTGGCAGGTTGCCGGAATGTTGGTAGGTGTTTACACCGGCGGCACCCCAAATATGGCTGCCATGAAAACTGCCTTGAATGTTTCTCAGGAATTGTACATTATGACCCACACCTACGATCTTACCCTTGGTGCCATCTACCTGGTTTTTATTCTATCAGTTGGGCAAAAGGTATTTTTGTGGTTTTTGCCTCCGTTTAAACCTGCAAAAAAAGAGAATGAGAGATTGCAGCAAGTTAACCTCGAGGAAGAATATGAATCGTATGAAGGAATGTTTAGAAAAAGCACATTTTTGCCGCTGATGGGGGCACTCGGGCTGTCGGTTGCTATTTTAGGGCTAAGTTACGCCATAAGTTTGCTGGTGCCAAAAGATTACTCCACTGCTGTTATTATTTTGCTGATAACCTCGTTTGGAATAGCTTTTTCGTTTGTACCCAAAATAAAAGCCATTAAAAAGACCTTTCAGCTGGGGATGTACCTCATTCTGATTTTTTGTTTAACAGTGGCTTCAATGGCCGATATAAGCAAACTATCCAATATCTCTTTTTCGCTGTTTTACTATGTGGCGCTTGCCGTTTATGGCTCACATATTATTCATATAATTTTAGCCCGTATTTTTAAAGTTGATGCCGATACGGTAATAATTTCCACAAGTGCACTAATTTGCTCGCCTCCATTTGTGCCGGTGGTAGCCGGAGCATTAAAAAACCGCCAGGTAATACTTACCGGATTGGTTGTTGGTATTGCGGGCTATGCGGTGGGCAATTACCTTGGTGTATTAATTGCTTATTTGTTGAAATAA
- a CDS encoding M14 family metallopeptidase — MKKIVRIAGTLIIVLALAVIGYSYISFNSYSPDDPAVEINQTQLAYYQNSWEECRAAFRQEAQKLEMRFDSVAIFSRQVESKTDTGLTIDFCYIPACDSTEKLIMLCSGTHGIEGFVGSAVQQMLMAEFFRPEMLKSTGVLLVHGLNAWGFKNERRFTENNVDLNRNYSLDPALFETKNDGFVALYDMLTPKSELNMNSISNRFFMLKAIKQIAQKGMPALLQAFAQGQYQFKEGIYFGGYNFEQQVAIMSEVLQETAQPYHTLLNLDLHTGFGERGELHLFPNPIDKPELKAKTEAVFEGYQIDWGDSDNFYTVHGQFVEFIGELLPEKTAIPMLMEFGTLNTGSTVGAVKSAHISIVENQGFHYGYKTPNDSIKAKAGYYEMFYPPSEKWRTNALQVSLEMMTAVVENFNNLD; from the coding sequence ATGAAAAAAATTGTTAGAATTGCCGGAACCCTAATAATAGTTCTGGCATTAGCTGTTATAGGCTATTCTTATATAAGTTTTAACTCCTACTCACCCGACGATCCGGCAGTTGAAATTAATCAAACCCAACTGGCTTATTATCAGAATTCATGGGAAGAATGCCGCGCAGCATTCAGGCAGGAAGCACAAAAATTGGAAATGCGTTTTGACAGCGTGGCGATTTTCAGCCGCCAGGTTGAAAGTAAGACCGACACCGGATTAACCATCGACTTTTGTTACATTCCGGCATGCGACAGCACCGAAAAATTAATAATGCTTTGTTCGGGCACGCACGGTATTGAAGGCTTTGTAGGCAGTGCTGTTCAGCAAATGCTTATGGCCGAGTTTTTTCGACCTGAAATGTTAAAATCAACCGGAGTTTTGTTGGTGCACGGCTTAAATGCCTGGGGCTTTAAAAACGAGCGAAGGTTTACCGAAAACAATGTGGATTTAAACCGCAATTACAGTTTGGATCCGGCACTTTTTGAAACAAAAAATGATGGTTTTGTTGCCCTCTACGACATGCTCACCCCAAAAAGCGAGCTGAATATGAATAGTATAAGTAACCGTTTTTTTATGCTTAAAGCCATAAAACAAATTGCTCAAAAAGGTATGCCTGCCTTGCTGCAGGCCTTTGCCCAGGGGCAATATCAATTTAAAGAAGGGATATACTTTGGTGGTTATAATTTTGAGCAACAAGTTGCCATAATGTCGGAGGTATTACAGGAAACTGCTCAACCGTACCACACCCTTTTAAACCTCGATTTACATACCGGATTTGGTGAGCGCGGAGAGCTGCACCTTTTCCCAAACCCGATTGACAAGCCCGAACTAAAAGCCAAAACAGAAGCCGTATTTGAAGGATACCAGATTGACTGGGGCGATTCGGATAATTTTTACACCGTTCACGGTCAGTTTGTGGAATTTATTGGAGAGTTGCTGCCCGAAAAAACAGCAATACCTATGCTAATGGAGTTTGGAACTTTAAACACCGGAAGTACCGTTGGGGCTGTTAAATCGGCACACATTTCAATTGTTGAAAATCAGGGTTTTCATTATGGCTATAAAACGCCCAACGACAGTATAAAAGCAAAGGCCGGTTATTACGAAATGTTTTATCCTCCTTCGGAAAAATGGCGTACCAATGCACTACAAGTTTCGCTTGAAATGATGACTGCTGTTGTGGAAAACTTTAATAATCTTGATTAA
- a CDS encoding NAD(P)H-dependent glycerol-3-phosphate dehydrogenase, which produces MNLKTDKVGIIGSGSWATALAKILLENVDEINWFIRKKSTINSFKRNKHNPRYLHEVEFDTDRINFCSDVNCVVANSDIIIVAVPSAFLPSVFMEVKDLSGKYILSGVKGIVTEENLLVAQYLQKYFNVDHDRIGVLAGPCHAEEVAREKLSYLTVACTTEEKAKKFTRLIECEYIYTTPSDDIWGTEYAAVLKNIIAIAAGIAHGQRFGDNFHAVLISRAIQEIKRFVDVVHPITRDIKAPAYLGDLMVTSYSQFSRNRTFGSMLGKGYSVKAAQLELNMVAEGYYASKSIHRINQKYQVDMPICEAVYKILYEKIPPHKVFTELTRKLC; this is translated from the coding sequence ATGAATTTAAAAACAGATAAAGTTGGCATAATTGGGAGTGGAAGCTGGGCAACTGCCCTGGCTAAAATTCTTCTGGAGAATGTTGATGAAATTAATTGGTTTATCCGGAAAAAATCGACCATCAACAGCTTTAAACGCAATAAACATAATCCGCGTTATTTGCACGAAGTTGAATTTGATACGGATAGAATAAATTTCTGTTCAGATGTAAATTGTGTGGTTGCCAACTCAGACATTATAATTGTTGCTGTTCCTTCTGCCTTTTTGCCTTCAGTTTTTATGGAGGTGAAAGACCTTTCAGGCAAGTATATACTTTCGGGTGTTAAGGGTATTGTTACCGAAGAGAATCTTTTGGTTGCCCAATACCTGCAAAAATATTTTAATGTAGACCACGACAGGATTGGTGTTTTGGCCGGCCCATGCCATGCTGAAGAAGTAGCTCGCGAAAAATTGTCGTATTTAACAGTGGCCTGCACCACCGAAGAGAAAGCCAAAAAATTTACCCGACTGATTGAATGTGAATACATTTATACAACCCCATCGGATGATATTTGGGGAACCGAATATGCAGCAGTGCTAAAAAATATTATTGCAATTGCTGCCGGTATTGCGCATGGACAGCGTTTTGGCGATAATTTTCATGCCGTTCTTATTTCAAGGGCAATTCAGGAAATAAAACGCTTTGTAGATGTGGTACACCCAATTACAAGAGATATTAAAGCGCCGGCTTATCTTGGAGACCTGATGGTTACTTCGTACTCGCAGTTTAGCCGGAACCGTACTTTTGGGTCGATGCTGGGAAAAGGGTATTCTGTAAAAGCTGCACAGCTAGAATTAAATATGGTTGCCGAAGGCTATTATGCTTCAAAATCGATACACCGGATTAATCAAAAATACCAGGTTGATATGCCTATTTGCGAGGCGGTTTACAAAATACTTTACGAGAAAATACCACCACACAAAGTATTTACCGAATTAACCCGAAAACTCTGCTAG
- the pgi gene encoding glucose-6-phosphate isomerase: protein MLPKINPIETKAWQKLEEIYFEFEGTHMKELFAADAKRFEKYSLKFEDILLDFSKNIVNDEVKTTLLELAEQCGLKEAISAMFSGKKINATEDRAVLHVALRNRSNTPILVDGEDVMPEVNAVLDQMKGFTEKVISGEWKGYTGKTITDVVNIGIGGSDLGPLMVTEALKPYKNHLKLHFVSNVDGTHIAETLKEVDPETTLFIVASKTFTTQETMTNANTAKDWFLESAKEIENVAKHFVAVSTNAEAVSAFGIDTANMFRFWNWVGGRYSLWSAIGLSIMLGIGYDNYIALLEGAHAMDNHFAETEFDQNVPVILALIGIWYNNFYGAESEAILPYDQYMHRFAAYFQQGNMESNGKYVDRNGEQVDYQTGPIIWGEPGTNGQHAFYQLIHQGTKLIPCDFIASAVNHNKVGDHHPKLLANFFAQTEAMMVGKTQEQVIAELKAAGKSEEEIKELTPFKIFMGNIPTNSILVKQLTPRVLGALIAMYEHKIFVQGIIWNIYSFDQWGVELGKQLANAILPELNNDEKVTGHDGSTNGLINAWKAMR, encoded by the coding sequence ATGTTACCTAAGATCAATCCAATCGAAACCAAAGCCTGGCAAAAGCTGGAAGAAATATACTTCGAGTTTGAAGGCACACATATGAAAGAGCTTTTTGCCGCCGATGCCAAGCGTTTTGAAAAATACTCATTGAAGTTTGAAGACATTCTGCTGGATTTCTCAAAAAACATTGTTAACGACGAAGTAAAAACAACCTTGCTTGAATTGGCAGAACAATGTGGGCTAAAAGAGGCTATTTCTGCTATGTTTTCAGGTAAAAAAATAAATGCCACCGAAGACCGCGCCGTGCTGCATGTAGCTTTGCGTAACCGCAGCAACACGCCTATTTTGGTTGATGGAGAAGATGTAATGCCCGAAGTTAATGCGGTACTCGACCAAATGAAAGGTTTTACTGAGAAAGTAATTTCAGGCGAGTGGAAAGGTTACACCGGAAAAACAATTACTGATGTTGTTAATATTGGTATTGGCGGATCGGACCTTGGACCATTAATGGTAACCGAGGCACTAAAGCCCTATAAAAATCACCTGAAACTGCACTTTGTTTCGAATGTTGATGGTACACACATCGCAGAGACGCTTAAAGAAGTTGATCCGGAAACAACATTATTTATTGTAGCATCAAAAACATTCACTACCCAGGAAACCATGACCAATGCCAACACGGCAAAAGACTGGTTTCTTGAATCGGCAAAAGAGATAGAAAACGTAGCAAAACACTTTGTAGCTGTTTCAACCAATGCTGAAGCTGTTTCGGCTTTTGGTATCGATACGGCAAATATGTTTCGCTTTTGGAACTGGGTGGGAGGCCGCTACTCGTTATGGTCGGCCATTGGCTTAAGTATTATGCTCGGTATAGGTTACGATAACTACATTGCGCTGCTTGAAGGAGCACACGCCATGGACAACCATTTTGCTGAAACAGAATTTGATCAAAACGTTCCGGTAATTCTGGCATTAATTGGCATTTGGTACAACAATTTTTATGGTGCCGAGAGCGAAGCCATACTTCCGTACGACCAGTACATGCACCGTTTTGCCGCTTATTTCCAACAAGGAAATATGGAAAGTAACGGAAAATATGTTGACCGTAATGGCGAGCAGGTTGACTACCAAACCGGACCAATTATTTGGGGAGAGCCGGGAACAAACGGACAACACGCTTTTTACCAGCTTATTCACCAGGGGACCAAATTAATTCCTTGCGATTTTATTGCCTCGGCAGTAAACCATAATAAAGTGGGCGATCATCATCCAAAATTACTGGCCAACTTCTTCGCACAAACCGAAGCCATGATGGTTGGTAAAACTCAAGAACAGGTTATTGCCGAATTAAAAGCTGCGGGCAAATCAGAAGAAGAAATTAAGGAGCTTACTCCTTTTAAAATATTTATGGGCAACATCCCAACCAATTCTATTTTGGTAAAACAACTTACACCTCGCGTATTGGGCGCCTTAATTGCCATGTACGAACACAAAATATTTGTGCAGGGGATAATCTGGAACATTTACAGTTTCGACCAATGGGGAGTTGAACTGGGCAAACAATTGGCCAACGCCATTCTGCCGGAATTAAATAACGATGAAAAAGTTACCGGGCACGATGGATCAACCAACGGATTGATTAATGCCTGGAAAGCCATGAGATAA
- a CDS encoding helix-turn-helix domain-containing protein: MSDTSVFGADFIKEAEAIILENISNEHFGVSELADLMHMSRSSLLRKIKTHTQLSASQFIRKVRVTKALELLQQNSLTVAEVSYQVGFSNTSYFIKCFRDEFSYSPGEIRKGKQPEEQATLQPTILKKYGWYLAASLVISIVLVLVFLNRKEEPPTELEKSIAVLPFKNESSDTLNLYFVNGLMESTLNKLQKIGDLRVVSRTSSARYRNTQKNIREIAEELNVNYLVEGSGQRFDNQVLLNIQLIEASSDHPIWGEQYSREINDVFALQNEVAQKIANAIKAVVTADELLQIQKIPTKSLEAYDYYLQALDYYYSRTKENLETAIGLFQQAIELDEEFALAYANIAISYYFLDLNQVKKQHTERINTFADKALLYDSKLAESLIAKALYYLQIGEYELTVPHLEKALEYNPNSSAVVQMLGDLYARVIPNTDKYLEYALKGIQLDIAASDSVMKGYTYLHLSNALVQNGFVEEATTYINLALQFDSTNYYAPMLKAFIVYAKNGNTQQTKSILTSEWEKDTTRLDILQEVAKMHYYEEDYDSALYYYEKFVHAREKFGLDIYQHEDIKIAWVYRMKGRKKEAAAFLNTYNLYCEKDKSIYKNASIAVKHAYEGEYEKAMEQLNAFATQDNYQYWILLFLEKEPILEPLNTNPEFKLVIQKIKDRFWQKHNKLEKLLANKSLL, translated from the coding sequence ATGTCGGACACATCGGTTTTTGGAGCAGATTTTATTAAAGAAGCGGAAGCAATCATTTTAGAAAATATCTCGAATGAGCATTTCGGGGTTTCTGAACTTGCCGACCTGATGCATATGAGCCGGTCGAGTTTGCTTCGGAAAATAAAAACGCACACCCAGCTTTCTGCCAGTCAGTTTATTCGTAAGGTGCGTGTTACAAAAGCACTTGAATTGCTTCAACAGAACTCCCTAACTGTTGCCGAAGTTTCGTACCAGGTTGGTTTTAGCAACACCTCGTATTTTATTAAATGTTTTCGCGATGAATTTTCTTATTCGCCTGGTGAAATTCGAAAAGGTAAGCAACCCGAGGAGCAGGCCACTTTGCAGCCAACTATTTTAAAAAAATATGGCTGGTACCTGGCAGCTTCACTTGTAATCAGTATTGTTTTGGTGCTTGTTTTTCTTAACCGAAAAGAAGAACCACCTACCGAGCTGGAAAAATCAATTGCAGTGTTGCCATTTAAAAACGAAAGCAGCGATACCCTAAACCTCTATTTTGTGAACGGTTTAATGGAATCGACCTTAAACAAACTGCAAAAAATTGGGGACCTGCGCGTGGTTAGCCGAACCTCATCTGCACGATACCGAAATACACAAAAAAACATACGCGAAATAGCCGAAGAATTGAATGTAAATTACCTGGTAGAAGGTAGTGGGCAGCGTTTTGACAACCAGGTTTTGCTAAATATCCAGCTTATTGAAGCCTCAAGCGATCATCCTATTTGGGGAGAACAATACAGCCGGGAAATTAACGATGTATTTGCACTGCAAAACGAAGTGGCGCAGAAAATAGCGAATGCCATTAAGGCCGTAGTTACTGCCGACGAATTGTTGCAAATACAGAAAATTCCGACAAAAAGCCTCGAGGCTTATGATTATTACCTGCAGGCTCTTGATTATTACTACAGCCGAACAAAAGAAAATTTAGAAACAGCAATCGGGCTGTTTCAACAAGCAATAGAATTAGATGAAGAGTTTGCCCTTGCTTATGCAAACATTGCCATTTCGTATTATTTTCTTGATTTAAACCAGGTAAAAAAACAACACACTGAACGCATTAATACTTTTGCCGACAAGGCCTTGCTTTACGACTCTAAACTGGCAGAAAGCCTTATTGCAAAAGCGCTGTATTATTTGCAAATCGGCGAATATGAATTAACCGTTCCACACCTTGAAAAAGCGCTGGAGTACAATCCAAATTCATCGGCAGTGGTACAAATGCTGGGCGATTTATATGCCCGGGTAATTCCCAATACCGACAAATACCTGGAATATGCACTAAAAGGTATTCAGCTCGACATTGCCGCAAGCGATTCAGTCATGAAAGGTTACACCTACCTGCATTTAAGCAATGCCCTCGTTCAGAATGGTTTTGTTGAAGAAGCAACAACTTATATTAACCTGGCACTTCAGTTTGATTCAACCAACTATTATGCCCCTATGTTAAAAGCATTTATTGTTTACGCTAAAAATGGCAATACCCAACAAACAAAAAGTATACTTACATCTGAATGGGAAAAAGATACCACACGCCTTGATATTTTGCAAGAAGTGGCCAAAATGCATTATTACGAAGAAGATTATGACAGTGCTTTGTACTATTACGAAAAGTTTGTGCATGCACGGGAGAAATTTGGGCTCGATATTTACCAACATGAAGACATAAAAATTGCCTGGGTTTACCGAATGAAAGGAAGGAAAAAAGAGGCTGCAGCTTTTTTAAATACTTACAACTTGTATTGCGAAAAAGATAAATCGATTTATAAAAATGCAAGCATCGCGGTGAAACATGCGTACGAAGGAGAATATGAAAAGGCCATGGAACAACTCAATGCCTTTGCCACACAAGATAATTACCAATACTGGATTTTACTGTTTCTGGAAAAAGAGCCAATACTTGAACCTCTAAACACAAATCCCGAATTTAAGCTGGTGATACAAAAAATTAAAGACCGTTTTTGGCAAAAACACAACAAGCTGGAAAAACTCCTGGCAAACAAATCGCTGCTTTAG
- a CDS encoding ankyrin repeat domain-containing protein has protein sequence MKTLKRNSLNVVVSCSLMLALLFTGCSNSGNKNNGESGNIEQVSSGVEKPKIDLQTAIITNNLEAVNQHLEAGSDMNKKDQMSGSTPLITAVSFGRTEIAEVLIDAGADLNLKNNDGSTALHSAAFFCHIEIVQLLIDAKADKSIKNNYGATARESVLAPFSDMKPIYEMMQQQLEPLGITIDIAEMEKKRPVVAMMLQ, from the coding sequence ATGAAAACATTAAAAAGAAACTCATTAAATGTAGTAGTAAGCTGTTCGTTAATGCTGGCTTTATTATTTACCGGATGTTCCAATTCAGGGAATAAGAACAATGGAGAGTCAGGCAATATAGAACAAGTAAGTTCAGGAGTCGAAAAACCCAAAATTGATTTACAAACAGCTATAATAACAAACAATCTGGAGGCCGTAAATCAACACCTTGAAGCCGGAAGCGATATGAATAAAAAAGATCAGATGAGTGGTTCAACACCATTAATAACGGCTGTATCGTTTGGTAGAACAGAAATTGCAGAAGTGCTGATAGATGCAGGTGCCGATTTAAACCTTAAAAATAACGACGGGTCAACAGCCTTGCATTCAGCCGCATTTTTTTGCCACATTGAGATTGTGCAATTGCTAATTGATGCCAAAGCAGATAAAAGCATAAAAAACAATTATGGAGCAACAGCGCGAGAATCCGTTTTGGCACCATTCTCTGATATGAAACCTATATACGAAATGATGCAACAACAATTAGAACCGCTTGGCATTACCATTGATATTGCTGAGATGGAAAAGAAACGTCCGGTGGTTGCAATGATGTTACAGTAA
- a CDS encoding acyltransferase family protein — protein MNTERRYDIDWLRVLAIGLLLIYHIAIVFQPWAMFIGFIKSNESLEKLWTPMTLLNVWRIPLLFYVSGMGLYFAMRKRNFVQLLTERTRRILIPLIFGVLAIAPLHFIIFQKFYNLPMSYYPHAGHLWFLGNIFIYVLVLAPVFLYLIKRNDNKVKHFLSALVGNPFGPLALSVFFVAEVLIVKPQIFSVYAETWHGFFMGFLAFVFGFLFVYSGHEFWQTMKKWKWFYLGLAAVLYGVRVMVYQTNAPGYLMAIESNCWIFGIFGLGYHYLNKPSKILGYLSQSAYPVYIIHMFALYAGALLILPLKMPAALKFILISVFTFTLCYLIYEFLIRRVEFLRPLFGLKPSFNKVNKSLFQKEV, from the coding sequence ATGAACACAGAACGAAGATACGATATTGATTGGTTGCGGGTTTTGGCAATCGGGTTATTATTAATTTATCATATTGCCATTGTTTTTCAACCCTGGGCCATGTTTATAGGCTTTATAAAAAGTAACGAAAGCCTCGAGAAATTATGGACACCCATGACACTTTTAAACGTTTGGCGCATTCCGCTGCTGTTTTATGTGTCGGGTATGGGTTTATATTTTGCCATGCGTAAACGAAACTTTGTGCAGTTGCTTACCGAACGCACACGCCGAATTCTTATTCCATTAATTTTTGGAGTGCTGGCAATAGCACCTCTTCACTTTATAATTTTTCAGAAATTTTACAACCTGCCCATGAGTTATTACCCTCATGCCGGGCATTTGTGGTTCCTCGGAAATATATTTATTTATGTACTGGTGTTGGCTCCGGTATTCTTATACCTCATAAAAAGGAATGACAACAAAGTTAAACACTTTTTATCTGCCTTAGTGGGTAATCCGTTCGGCCCCCTGGCTTTATCGGTGTTTTTTGTAGCAGAGGTACTTATTGTAAAGCCGCAGATATTTTCTGTTTATGCCGAAACATGGCACGGCTTTTTTATGGGCTTTCTTGCATTCGTTTTTGGTTTTCTTTTTGTGTACAGCGGACATGAATTTTGGCAAACCATGAAGAAATGGAAATGGTTTTACCTGGGTTTGGCAGCTGTTTTATATGGAGTCAGAGTGATGGTATACCAAACCAATGCACCGGGTTATTTAATGGCCATCGAGTCGAACTGTTGGATTTTTGGTATTTTCGGATTGGGGTATCACTACCTTAACAAACCAAGCAAAATACTTGGCTATTTAAGTCAGTCGGCATATCCTGTATATATTATCCACATGTTTGCATTGTATGCGGGGGCACTGCTAATTCTGCCACTAAAAATGCCGGCAGCACTAAAATTTATACTCATTTCGGTATTTACCTTTACGTTGTGCTACCTTATCTACGAATTTTTAATCAGACGTGTTGAGTTTTTGCGGCCTTTGTTTGGTTTAAAGCCGTCATTCAACAAAGTTAACAAGTCGCTGTTTCAGAAGGAAGTATAG
- a CDS encoding serine hydrolase domain-containing protein, translating to MKKKQTILIIRIMLFTGTAISMFFVPWILLRVMLAPLPATVQQQVDKSVKYGFDGIIVYVDEAGEAPAFYTAGYKNRENKTPADPHSLFKIASISKLYDAVAITKLVNSGHLSLDNTVAQYFPEFSDRIENADDITLRMLVQHRSGIANLTATPNFWADPPASSQEALERIFDLPADFKPGKKYKYSNTNYLLLSMLIEKVTGADKFQFIRKEILKPLGLKNTFGSMDEVDVDDVMSGYYVGIDEDIKAGEYGTKLTSMLATAEDVGIFLRALNDGSVFNPGEQEIYSGIYVYEHTGLMPGYQSIAKYHKDIDTVVIQFVNTTNFQGYTWNLSEIMYRKIVRIIRKQQKH from the coding sequence ATGAAAAAGAAACAAACAATATTAATCATTCGAATTATGTTATTTACAGGAACTGCAATTTCGATGTTTTTTGTGCCCTGGATTTTACTGCGAGTAATGTTGGCGCCATTGCCTGCCACAGTGCAACAACAGGTTGACAAAAGCGTAAAATACGGCTTTGACGGCATAATTGTTTATGTTGACGAAGCCGGTGAAGCTCCTGCGTTTTATACTGCCGGATACAAAAACAGGGAGAACAAGACACCCGCAGACCCTCATTCGCTATTTAAAATTGCCAGTATCAGTAAGCTGTATGATGCCGTTGCCATAACAAAATTGGTTAATAGCGGTCACTTATCGTTAGATAATACGGTGGCTCAGTATTTTCCTGAATTCTCTGATAGAATTGAAAATGCCGATGACATTACCTTGAGAATGCTGGTGCAGCACCGCAGCGGAATTGCTAATTTAACAGCTACACCTAATTTTTGGGCAGATCCGCCGGCAAGCAGCCAGGAAGCACTGGAAAGAATATTTGATTTGCCGGCCGACTTTAAGCCCGGAAAGAAATATAAATATTCGAATACCAATTACCTGTTGCTTTCTATGCTTATTGAAAAAGTTACTGGAGCCGACAAGTTTCAATTTATACGAAAGGAAATATTGAAACCGCTTGGTTTGAAAAATACTTTTGGATCGATGGATGAGGTGGATGTTGATGATGTGATGAGCGGCTATTACGTGGGGATAGATGAAGATATTAAAGCCGGGGAATATGGAACCAAACTTACCTCGATGCTGGCAACTGCTGAAGATGTTGGTATATTTTTGCGCGCACTAAACGATGGTTCGGTTTTTAACCCCGGCGAACAGGAAATATATTCCGGAATTTATGTGTACGAACATACCGGTTTAATGCCGGGTTACCAAAGTATTGCCAAATACCATAAAGATATTGATACGGTTGTCATACAGTTTGTAAATACTACAAATTTTCAGGGCTATACCTGGAACTTATCGGAAATAATGTATCGTAAAATTGTAAGGATAATCAGGAAGCAACAAAAGCACTAA